One part of the Polyangiaceae bacterium genome encodes these proteins:
- a CDS encoding NAD(P)/FAD-dependent oxidoreductase: MAKTPLYTALLRALARQPTLESARQWRGARRLSRRALLSGVGAVGGAALTGCGEKRAPAAPASKTKPPRGPRVAVVGAGLAGLHAARRLREAGVEAEVFEAAARVGGRVFSDRRTFAPQHCELGGELIDTGHLTMHALREELDLRFLDYDRGPKELGLKIHFAGSGLEEPEILQAFAPVAAAIDDSLKQLKDPEGDISYRSPNGAQGLDQLSIDQWFTQHGISGWMRDFLAVAYTTEFGLEPDESNALNLLWMISTELSKFKLYGDSDERFHTQDGNEAFVQGLGAKLDSARMHLRHALVAIKETPAGAYRLSFEGQTKEAVFDEVILALPFTLLRDVKLDLSLPPVKRRAIDELGYGRNAKLMCGFEQRLWIAQRSNGETFSDLGYQSTWDTSRMQPTDKGLLTNFTGGAHSDALGQLSLEAATSEFLEQLDRVLPGAKAGHDGRRTRFVWNTQRWTRGSYSSWKVGQYTTIAGAEGEPVRGLKFAGEHTSLDFQGYMEGAALSGARAALEVLRSRRLEAAIRPASQAAGKIWELARGELDG, translated from the coding sequence ATGGCCAAGACGCCGCTCTACACCGCGCTGCTCCGCGCCCTCGCTAGGCAGCCGACTCTTGAATCCGCGAGGCAATGGCGCGGCGCTCGTCGCCTCTCCCGACGCGCGCTGCTCTCGGGAGTGGGCGCCGTCGGTGGTGCGGCGCTCACCGGCTGCGGTGAGAAGCGCGCTCCCGCTGCTCCGGCTTCGAAAACAAAGCCTCCCCGAGGACCACGGGTGGCCGTGGTGGGCGCTGGACTAGCGGGGCTCCACGCTGCGCGCCGACTCCGTGAAGCCGGAGTCGAAGCCGAGGTGTTCGAAGCCGCAGCGCGCGTCGGCGGCCGTGTGTTCAGCGATCGGCGCACCTTCGCTCCCCAACACTGCGAGCTTGGCGGTGAGCTGATCGACACGGGTCACCTGACGATGCACGCGCTGCGTGAAGAGCTCGACCTGCGCTTCCTGGACTACGATCGCGGTCCCAAGGAGCTCGGGCTCAAGATCCATTTCGCTGGCTCTGGCCTCGAAGAACCCGAGATCTTGCAGGCGTTCGCGCCCGTCGCCGCCGCCATCGACGACTCCTTGAAGCAGCTGAAGGACCCCGAAGGAGACATCAGCTACCGGAGCCCAAACGGCGCTCAAGGCCTCGACCAGCTGAGCATCGATCAGTGGTTCACGCAGCACGGCATCAGCGGCTGGATGCGTGACTTTCTGGCGGTCGCCTACACCACCGAGTTTGGCCTCGAGCCCGATGAGTCGAACGCGCTGAACTTGCTCTGGATGATCTCCACGGAGCTCAGCAAGTTCAAGCTGTACGGCGACTCCGACGAGCGCTTCCACACCCAGGACGGCAACGAGGCATTCGTCCAAGGTTTGGGCGCAAAGCTCGATTCCGCAAGGATGCACTTGCGGCACGCTCTGGTGGCCATCAAGGAGACGCCCGCCGGGGCCTACCGCTTGAGCTTCGAAGGACAAACCAAAGAGGCGGTGTTCGACGAGGTGATCCTCGCGCTGCCGTTCACGCTCTTACGAGACGTGAAGCTCGACCTGAGCCTGCCGCCGGTGAAGCGCCGCGCGATTGACGAGCTCGGATACGGTAGGAACGCGAAGCTGATGTGCGGCTTCGAACAGCGGCTGTGGATCGCTCAGCGCTCCAACGGCGAGACATTCAGCGATTTGGGGTACCAGTCGACCTGGGACACGAGTCGCATGCAACCGACGGACAAGGGCCTACTCACCAACTTCACCGGTGGCGCGCACTCTGATGCGCTGGGGCAGCTGTCCTTGGAAGCTGCCACCAGTGAGTTCCTGGAGCAGCTCGACCGCGTGCTGCCGGGCGCCAAGGCAGGCCACGATGGCAGGCGCACGCGCTTCGTCTGGAACACTCAGCGCTGGACTCGCGGTAGCTACTCGTCCTGGAAAGTCGGCCAGTACACGACCATCGCTGGAGCGGAGGGCGAGCCGGTGCGCGGCCTGAAGTTCGCTGGTGAGCATACGAGCCTCGATTTTCAAGGCTATATGGAGGGCGCGGCGCTGAGCGGTGCGCGTGCGGCGCTCGAGGTGTTGCGCTCCCGGCGCTTGGAGGCAGCCATTCGTCCCGCTTCCCAGGCGGCAGGAAAGATCTGGGAGCTGGCGCGAGGTGAGCTGGACGGCTAA
- the rplC gene encoding 50S ribosomal protein L3: MNTNPGVVGRKLGMTQLVAEDGTVTPCTVVEARAFVVGKRTQEKDGYDALIIGFGDLKEKHTTKPVAGFFKKNGVDAKKHLKELRCSAEHAAKFELGAEVKLDEIFVEGQFVDVQSTSRGRGFSGVMRRHNFKGAVNSHGAHEYKRHGGSIGSNMTPGRVFKNKKMPGQCGNKTVSVLNQKVAKVLAEDGLVLIRGGIPGARGAMITVRGAVKKKNGGVPQA, from the coding sequence ATGAACACGAACCCCGGCGTCGTCGGACGCAAGCTTGGCATGACTCAGCTGGTTGCTGAGGACGGAACCGTCACTCCCTGCACCGTCGTGGAGGCCCGCGCCTTCGTGGTGGGCAAGCGCACCCAGGAGAAGGACGGCTACGACGCGCTGATCATCGGCTTCGGCGATCTGAAGGAGAAGCACACCACGAAGCCCGTGGCTGGCTTCTTCAAGAAGAACGGCGTGGATGCCAAGAAGCACTTGAAGGAGCTGCGTTGCAGCGCCGAGCACGCTGCCAAGTTCGAGCTGGGCGCCGAAGTGAAGCTCGACGAAATCTTCGTCGAAGGTCAGTTCGTCGATGTGCAGTCCACGTCGCGTGGTCGCGGCTTCAGCGGCGTCATGCGTCGCCACAACTTCAAGGGTGCGGTGAACAGCCACGGCGCTCACGAGTACAAGCGTCACGGTGGCTCCATCGGTTCCAACATGACCCCCGGTCGCGTCTTCAAGAACAAGAAGATGCCCGGCCAGTGCGGCAACAAGACCGTCAGCGTGCTGAACCAGAAGGTGGCGAAGGTGCTGGCTGAGGACGGCCTCGTGCTGATCCGTGGCGGCATCCCCGGCGCGCGCGGCGCGATGATCACGGTGCGTGGCGCCGTGAAGAAGAAGAACGGCGGCGTGCCCCAGGCCTGA
- the rplS gene encoding 50S ribosomal protein L19: protein MSATVSAKIEALEAKNLRTDLPEFRVGDTVAVHYQIVEGDKLRVQVFKGIVIKRHRAGARSTFTVRKVSFNVGVERTFMLHTPRLEKIELLSQGVVRRARLFYLRNLRGKAARVRDVKDRNTK from the coding sequence ATGTCCGCAACCGTTTCTGCCAAGATCGAAGCCCTTGAGGCGAAGAACCTCCGCACCGACCTGCCTGAGTTCCGCGTCGGTGACACCGTCGCCGTCCACTACCAGATCGTCGAGGGCGACAAGCTCCGCGTCCAGGTGTTCAAGGGCATCGTGATCAAGCGCCACCGCGCTGGCGCGCGCAGCACCTTCACGGTGCGCAAGGTGAGCTTCAACGTCGGCGTGGAGCGTACTTTCATGCTCCACACCCCTCGCCTCGAGAAGATCGAGCTGCTGAGCCAGGGTGTCGTGCGCCGCGCTCGCCTCTTCTACCTCCGCAACCTGCGGGGCAAAGCGGCTCGCGTGCGCGACGTGAAGGACCGCAACACCAAGTAA
- a CDS encoding FHA domain-containing protein, with protein MAPELQGGGAAAGGWGAPPGAPPPGGPPMGGPPPGAPPPGYGPPGAPPMGPPMGGPPPGAPPMGAPPPGYGPPDAPPMGGPPPGYGPPGAPPMGAPPMGGPPPGAPPGYGPPGAPPMGAPPPGYGPPGAPPMAPPMGPAGDPAFAPTAPPMGDPGMGAPPPAYAPPPPAPAAAAPAPAAAPEGARVLAGFIVSFEGNELGTFWPIYAGKNVIGRKDAMEGLDIEIDHPTTSSRHAVISATARPGKLTLEDPGSTNGTYLSGERLPNNQPRDLRDGDAVRFGGYSCTIKVI; from the coding sequence ATGGCGCCCGAACTCCAAGGCGGCGGCGCGGCCGCCGGTGGCTGGGGCGCGCCTCCTGGTGCGCCACCGCCGGGCGGACCGCCCATGGGTGGGCCACCACCCGGCGCGCCTCCTCCCGGATACGGACCGCCCGGTGCGCCTCCAATGGGACCGCCCATGGGTGGGCCACCGCCTGGCGCGCCTCCGATGGGCGCGCCTCCTCCCGGATACGGACCGCCGGATGCACCTCCAATGGGCGGACCGCCACCTGGCTACGGCCCGCCGGGCGCGCCTCCGATGGGTGCGCCTCCAATGGGCGGACCGCCACCTGGCGCGCCTCCCGGATACGGACCGCCCGGTGCACCTCCAATGGGTGCGCCTCCTCCCGGATACGGACCGCCCGGTGCACCTCCAATGGCGCCGCCCATGGGTCCCGCCGGTGACCCAGCATTCGCGCCAACGGCTCCGCCGATGGGCGATCCGGGAATGGGCGCTCCTCCCCCCGCCTACGCCCCGCCTCCGCCCGCTCCTGCAGCCGCCGCACCTGCGCCGGCCGCGGCGCCGGAGGGAGCCCGAGTGCTCGCAGGCTTCATCGTCAGCTTCGAAGGCAACGAGCTCGGGACCTTCTGGCCGATCTATGCAGGCAAGAACGTGATTGGGCGAAAGGACGCGATGGAAGGCCTCGACATCGAGATCGACCACCCGACTACGTCCAGCCGCCACGCGGTGATCAGCGCGACGGCTCGCCCCGGCAAGCTCACCCTGGAGGACCCCGGCAGCACGAACGGAACGTACCTTTCGGGCGAACGTCTACCCAACAACCAGCCTCGGGATTTGAGGGACGGCGACGCTGTTCGCTTCGGCGGCTACAGCTGCACCATCAAAGTGATCTGA
- a CDS encoding FHA domain-containing protein: MFGAEPPKYGVTTDAPARPMKAPPDPYQSGVSASRATLQGSQGVFTVVPGVEMRVGRDGSQCAILLTEPRVSGLHASIKIEDGKLMLRDDNSNNGTFLNGNRLTPGSWSSVRNGSLLRFGPAEFSVNLE, translated from the coding sequence ATGTTCGGGGCTGAACCTCCGAAGTACGGTGTGACGACCGACGCACCTGCCCGACCGATGAAAGCGCCGCCCGACCCCTACCAGTCGGGCGTTTCTGCATCGAGGGCCACACTTCAAGGGTCACAAGGCGTGTTCACCGTCGTACCAGGAGTTGAGATGCGTGTCGGACGCGACGGATCCCAGTGCGCCATCCTACTAACGGAGCCACGGGTCAGCGGCCTCCACGCTTCGATCAAGATCGAAGACGGCAAGCTGATGCTGCGAGACGACAACAGCAACAACGGCACCTTTCTTAACGGCAACCGCCTCACTCCTGGAAGCTGGTCCAGCGTGCGCAACGGTTCGCTTCTTCGCTTCGGCCCAGCAGAGTTCAGCGTCAACCTGGAGTAA
- a CDS encoding serine/threonine-protein phosphatase, protein MRRTAQGVVIDFAELSDPGRDPSKQTNEDSSAYAETPLGHLAVLCDGMGGHLSGQEASRAAVDAVVQHVSQATTDSDIPSTLRSAVQAAGHAVFALGEGVPAGARPGSTCVAALIHKSGLSIAHVGDSRCYLLRDASITRLTRDHSVVQELMDAGVLTPQAAAEHPDANQITRALGTHRDVEVELSGPFSLRAHDALLLCSDGLTDMVSDAELRQLVPQSIASGPAVTCQQLVDLANQRGGHDNISIQLVEVIEAPLHQHAPLPTRFEAAGSTLHAQGPGATLHAEPPPTLPHGGAHPVSPTVGATQLLEPVGVPATVSDDSVPHTERAPITLVDEPARPSLLMRRTSGAGRNVVTLSAGLALIILVAIIGWWLFGSHTPAPPAPPEEPLIAPDPSQGHVLELAPQALDAGPETPRRPDQRPSAKPPALRDAAAPADAIAPDASSP, encoded by the coding sequence ATGCGGCGAACCGCGCAAGGCGTGGTGATCGACTTTGCTGAGCTCAGTGACCCTGGCCGGGACCCGAGCAAGCAGACCAATGAGGACTCGAGTGCCTACGCGGAAACGCCGCTGGGTCACCTGGCGGTGCTGTGCGACGGCATGGGCGGGCACTTGTCAGGACAGGAGGCAAGCCGAGCAGCTGTCGACGCCGTGGTCCAACACGTGAGTCAGGCCACAACGGATAGCGACATCCCCAGCACGCTGAGGAGCGCCGTTCAAGCAGCTGGTCACGCGGTTTTCGCGCTGGGCGAAGGCGTGCCTGCCGGGGCACGCCCGGGCTCCACCTGCGTTGCCGCGCTGATTCACAAGAGCGGTCTCAGCATCGCCCACGTCGGCGACTCCCGCTGCTACCTGCTGCGCGACGCCTCCATCACACGGCTCACCCGCGATCACTCCGTGGTCCAAGAGCTGATGGACGCAGGCGTACTCACACCTCAGGCCGCCGCCGAACATCCAGACGCCAATCAGATCACCCGCGCCCTGGGCACTCATCGCGACGTAGAGGTCGAGCTGAGCGGTCCATTTTCGCTGCGGGCCCACGATGCGTTGTTGCTGTGCAGCGATGGCCTCACGGACATGGTGAGCGACGCAGAACTCCGTCAGCTCGTGCCTCAGAGCATCGCCAGCGGCCCGGCGGTCACTTGCCAACAGCTGGTGGACCTCGCGAATCAGCGGGGCGGCCACGACAACATCTCGATTCAGCTGGTCGAAGTCATCGAGGCGCCGCTTCACCAGCACGCGCCTTTGCCCACGCGCTTCGAAGCGGCGGGCTCGACGCTTCACGCCCAGGGTCCAGGCGCAACGCTGCACGCCGAGCCGCCGCCCACGCTACCTCACGGCGGCGCTCACCCCGTGTCTCCCACCGTGGGCGCGACCCAGCTGCTCGAGCCGGTAGGCGTGCCTGCAACGGTGAGCGACGACTCCGTGCCTCACACCGAGCGGGCACCGATCACGCTCGTCGACGAGCCAGCGCGGCCCAGCCTGCTCATGCGGCGCACAAGCGGCGCGGGTCGCAACGTCGTCACGCTCAGCGCCGGGCTCGCCCTGATCATCCTAGTGGCGATCATCGGCTGGTGGCTATTCGGCTCCCACACCCCTGCCCCGCCGGCCCCTCCTGAGGAGCCACTGATTGCGCCAGATCCGAGCCAAGGCCACGTCCTCGAGCTAGCGCCCCAGGCGCTCGATGCAGGTCCGGAAACGCCGCGGCGCCCCGATCAGCGGCCGTCGGCCAAACCTCCAGCGTTGCGCGACGCCGCTGCCCCCGCAGACGCGATCGCACCAGACGCTAGCAGCCCGTAG